A DNA window from Trueperaceae bacterium contains the following coding sequences:
- a CDS encoding invasin domain 3-containing protein, which translates to RPLLALALLVLLVGCSRNATVDAPTAPDRLVVTAVPDAAVAGADLAVAPTVERRDAEGRVVPTRTDVRVRLVAPAANVELVGTAAVSSVDGVATFDALTLSGPAGATPTLRFDSAGVSPVDAGPIPLAAGPAARLHVEGVDAALRRNVPFDVVVVLRDVAGNEAPAPEALTITLRAEAEGDGTLRFAAPRDGTPTALLAAGETRVSLSDVVFTGASEGAAPDVRFVAETDTLAGLEPVPSDPVRSRDLVLAISTTETSLYSDGRDATDVAVTLAGADGTPVSSVDVRLSTTLGTLLTPAGEPIDGTWTATSDARGEVRAALRASDDIDVATVSASCPGDCTVTRNVTFEKEPMVLRFSSTTDFDVNLPVTNDPEATWRRDDGKTRTQTDFVDAITLSAGDWTVEIHGDVEQFGTGGAWDGVDQLDAVERWGDLGLDKTYGAFEGADRAFVVPDRLPPTLTIAMDMFRDTVAFNDDVSTWDVSNVHEFQGMFRDALAFNNGCPPDDHGCPLTWTDVG; encoded by the coding sequence CGCGTCCCCTGCTTGCCCTCGCCCTGCTCGTTCTTTTGGTCGGGTGCAGCCGCAACGCGACCGTCGATGCACCCACCGCCCCCGACCGGCTCGTCGTGACCGCCGTCCCCGACGCCGCGGTCGCCGGGGCCGACCTGGCGGTCGCCCCCACCGTCGAGCGACGCGACGCCGAGGGTCGGGTCGTGCCCACCCGCACCGACGTCCGTGTTCGCCTGGTCGCCCCGGCTGCGAACGTCGAGCTCGTCGGCACCGCGGCGGTGTCGTCGGTCGACGGCGTCGCTACTTTCGACGCGCTGACCCTCTCCGGGCCGGCCGGCGCCACCCCGACCCTTCGCTTCGATAGCGCCGGCGTCTCCCCCGTCGACGCCGGCCCCATTCCGCTCGCTGCCGGACCCGCCGCCCGCCTCCACGTCGAAGGGGTCGACGCCGCGCTCCGCCGCAACGTGCCGTTCGACGTCGTCGTCGTTCTGCGCGATGTGGCCGGCAACGAAGCGCCTGCCCCCGAGGCGCTCACGATCACGCTCCGCGCCGAGGCCGAGGGGGACGGCACCCTCCGCTTTGCCGCCCCTCGGGACGGGACCCCCACCGCCCTCCTCGCTGCGGGTGAGACGCGGGTGTCGCTCTCCGACGTCGTGTTCACCGGCGCCAGTGAGGGCGCCGCCCCCGACGTGCGCTTCGTCGCGGAGACCGACACGCTCGCCGGTCTCGAACCGGTCCCCAGCGATCCCGTCCGCAGTCGCGACCTGGTGCTCGCGATCTCCACGACGGAGACGTCGCTCTACTCCGACGGCCGCGACGCAACCGACGTCGCCGTCACCCTCGCAGGCGCCGACGGCACGCCGGTCTCCAGCGTCGACGTACGCCTCTCCACCACCCTCGGCACCCTCCTCACCCCGGCCGGCGAACCGATCGACGGGACGTGGACGGCGACCAGCGACGCGCGCGGCGAGGTTCGCGCCGCGTTGCGCGCCTCCGACGACATCGACGTCGCCACCGTGAGCGCATCCTGTCCCGGCGACTGCACCGTCACCCGCAACGTCACGTTCGAAAAGGAACCGATGGTCCTCCGGTTCTCCAGCACCACCGACTTCGACGTCAACCTGCCCGTCACCAATGACCCCGAGGCCACCTGGCGTCGCGACGACGGTAAGACGCGAACGCAGACCGACTTCGTCGACGCCATCACGCTGAGCGCCGGCGACTGGACCGTGGAGATTCACGGCGACGTCGAGCAGTTCGGGACCGGCGGCGCATGGGACGGCGTGGATCAGTTGGACGCCGTCGAGCGCTGGGGCGACCTTGGCCTCGACAAAACCTACGGGGCGTTCGAAGGTGCAGACCGTGCCTTCGTCGTGCCCGATCGGTTGCCTCCGACCCTCACGATCGCCATGGACATGTTCCGCGACACCGTGGCGTTCAACGACGACGTCTCGACCTGGGACGTGTCGAACGTTCACGAGTTCCAGGGGATGTTCCGTGACGCCCTCGCCTTCAACAACGGCTGTCCGCCCGACGACCACGGCTGCCCCCTGACGTGGACCGACGTCGG
- a CDS encoding GNAT family N-acetyltransferase — translation MDDVTVRHYPDAAAYRRIVEPLLLEREAANCIQLGVLASLTGGAHRDAFLATVERDGVPQLAAMRVPPHDLTLSQARDVAAVDPLVERLLAAERGATFEPEAAQEALGRVAGVRGDPEAAEAFAAAWAAANGGEVETVARLNVYEARDAHAADVPGHADRATDADHDLLAGWIHAFYTEAVPHEPQHAEAAVTRWLSGDGRTLWIWRTDDGPVTLVGLGHPTPHGVRIRAVYTPPEHRGRGYAQAAVAAVTRHLLEQGRRPFVFADEADAGANHVYAGVGFEVVGTS, via the coding sequence ATGGACGACGTCACCGTCCGGCACTACCCCGATGCCGCCGCCTACCGGCGCATCGTCGAGCCGCTGCTCCTCGAGCGCGAAGCGGCGAACTGCATCCAACTCGGCGTCCTCGCCTCCCTCACCGGGGGAGCGCACCGCGACGCCTTCCTCGCTACCGTCGAGCGCGACGGCGTCCCGCAGCTCGCAGCGATGCGCGTCCCACCCCACGACCTGACGCTCTCGCAGGCCCGCGACGTCGCGGCGGTCGACCCGCTGGTCGAACGCCTCCTCGCCGCGGAGCGCGGCGCGACGTTCGAACCCGAAGCGGCGCAGGAGGCGCTCGGGCGCGTCGCGGGGGTGCGCGGCGACCCCGAGGCCGCCGAGGCGTTCGCCGCCGCCTGGGCGGCGGCGAACGGCGGGGAGGTCGAAACCGTCGCGCGGCTCAACGTCTACGAGGCGCGCGACGCGCACGCCGCCGACGTCCCCGGCCACGCCGACCGCGCCACCGACGCCGACCACGACCTGCTGGCCGGCTGGATTCACGCCTTCTACACCGAAGCGGTCCCGCACGAACCGCAGCACGCCGAGGCCGCCGTCACCCGCTGGTTGTCCGGCGACGGGCGCACCCTGTGGATCTGGCGGACCGACGACGGACCGGTGACGCTGGTCGGGCTCGGGCACCCCACGCCCCACGGGGTGCGCATCCGCGCGGTCTACACCCCCCCCGAGCACCGCGGGCGCGGCTACGCGCAGGCGGCGGTCGCCGCCGTCACGCGCCACCTGCTCGAGCAGGGCCGCCGCCCGTTCGTCTTCGCCGACGAGGCCGACGCCGGCGCGAACCACGTCTACGCCGGTGTGGGCTTCGAGGTGGTCGGCACGTC
- a CDS encoding BTAD domain-containing putative transcriptional regulator produces the protein MTTPAPLHVRLTGTPTLALDGAEAPALRHRKGYAVLFHLAAADGPVDREALVDLLWSDKDGRAARNNLRVVLSDLKKHYGAYLAIDRRQVGFAPGAPVATDLAAFRTWARGVAADGEASGPQLLHGPFLDGFDDAGAAPFATWVRRERETVRSEAYDAFDRAARAAEGDGRLEDALALWRRAADVRPWAEEAYQATIRVASRAGDIDAAEAAFEECRIALRDHLGIEPSSTTVGLVHRAVGPKIAAPLQSETAWARLPMIGRERDVADVATLVADPTVRLVSVVGAPGVGTSRVAYAATRRVQDRAPGGTARVPLHGVLDVPFAWSRVAVALGLPGQEDERRVDHERFAALQTPHGGGAVHVILDDVHPDLDVASSLAAWLRARGDVTVVHVGREPLGLDGERVHVVAPLPSPRTGTEIWPDAWAEQPAVALGLAAARRLGAHGPTTLSERRRVTSALRTLGGHPVATILAMERAARDGVAALATEGASSGSLLEGADRHPEASALSPWHRSLRRLYGLDVAALPGPVRQVAVALASTGAPATAEALAERTGLAPDLVARALGRLDARRWLDPPRGDGASRRDAVALTVPLRSLLAHAPLDAPGALDDAVPRSVHADARADRTPPPTHPATRTPPAGAELRRSLGGTR, from the coding sequence GTGACGACGCCCGCACCGCTCCACGTTCGCCTGACCGGTACGCCGACCCTCGCGCTCGACGGGGCGGAGGCGCCCGCCCTGCGCCACCGCAAGGGCTACGCCGTCCTGTTCCACCTCGCCGCCGCCGACGGCCCCGTCGACCGCGAGGCGCTCGTCGATCTCCTGTGGTCCGACAAGGACGGCCGCGCCGCGCGCAACAACCTCCGCGTCGTGCTGAGCGACCTCAAGAAGCACTACGGCGCCTACCTGGCCATCGACCGCCGGCAGGTGGGCTTCGCCCCCGGCGCGCCGGTCGCGACCGACCTGGCGGCGTTCCGCACCTGGGCGCGCGGCGTCGCGGCGGACGGCGAAGCGTCGGGCCCCCAGCTCCTGCACGGCCCCTTCCTCGACGGCTTCGACGACGCCGGCGCCGCGCCGTTCGCGACCTGGGTGCGGCGCGAGCGCGAAACGGTGCGCAGCGAGGCGTACGACGCCTTCGACCGCGCCGCCCGCGCCGCGGAGGGGGACGGACGCCTGGAGGACGCGCTCGCCCTCTGGCGCCGCGCCGCCGACGTCCGCCCCTGGGCGGAGGAGGCCTACCAGGCGACGATCCGGGTCGCGTCGCGCGCCGGCGACATCGACGCCGCGGAGGCGGCGTTCGAGGAGTGCCGTATCGCGCTCCGCGACCACTTGGGCATCGAACCCTCGAGCACCACCGTCGGCCTCGTGCACCGCGCGGTGGGCCCGAAGATCGCCGCGCCGCTCCAGAGCGAAACCGCCTGGGCGCGCCTCCCAATGATCGGCCGGGAACGTGACGTCGCCGACGTCGCCACCCTCGTCGCCGACCCAACCGTGCGCCTGGTCAGCGTCGTCGGCGCGCCGGGCGTCGGGACGTCGCGCGTCGCCTACGCCGCCACCCGCCGCGTGCAGGACCGCGCGCCGGGCGGCACCGCCCGCGTGCCCCTGCACGGCGTCCTCGACGTGCCCTTCGCGTGGAGTCGCGTCGCGGTCGCGCTCGGCCTTCCCGGGCAGGAGGACGAGCGCCGCGTCGACCACGAGCGCTTCGCGGCGCTGCAGACGCCGCACGGGGGTGGCGCCGTCCACGTGATCCTCGACGACGTGCACCCCGACCTCGACGTCGCCTCCTCCCTCGCCGCCTGGTTGCGGGCGCGCGGCGACGTCACCGTCGTCCACGTCGGTCGCGAACCGCTCGGCCTCGACGGGGAGCGCGTCCACGTCGTCGCGCCGCTACCGAGCCCCCGCACCGGCACCGAGATCTGGCCCGACGCGTGGGCGGAACAGCCGGCCGTCGCGCTCGGCCTCGCCGCCGCCCGGCGGCTGGGTGCGCACGGACCGACGACGCTCAGCGAACGCCGGCGGGTGACGTCGGCCCTCCGGACGCTCGGGGGGCACCCCGTCGCGACGATCCTGGCGATGGAGCGCGCCGCTCGCGACGGCGTCGCGGCGCTCGCGACGGAGGGCGCGTCGAGCGGCTCCCTGCTCGAAGGGGCCGACCGCCACCCCGAGGCGAGCGCCCTGTCCCCCTGGCACCGCTCGCTGCGCCGCCTCTACGGCCTCGACGTCGCGGCGCTGCCCGGCCCGGTGCGGCAGGTCGCCGTCGCGCTCGCCTCCACGGGCGCGCCGGCGACGGCGGAGGCGCTGGCGGAACGGACCGGCCTCGCCCCCGACCTGGTCGCGCGCGCCCTCGGGCGCCTCGACGCCCGCCGCTGGCTCGATCCGCCGCGCGGCGACGGGGCGTCGCGGCGCGACGCCGTCGCGCTCACCGTGCCTCTCCGAAGCCTGTTGGCGCACGCGCCGCTCGACGCGCCCGGCGCCCTCGACGACGCCGTCCCCCGCTCGGTGCACGCCGACGCGCGCGCCGACCGCACGCCGCCCCCCACGCACCCCGCGACGCGCACCCCGCCGGCCGGGGCGGAGCTGCGGCGCTCGCTCGGGGGGACCCGGTGA